A window of Gloeothece verrucosa PCC 7822 genomic DNA:
TATTAATTTCTTAGATGTTGTTAACCTGGTTAATAAAGATTCTACAAGAACAAGATCTAAACCCGGTCCCTACACGGCCGGAGATGTAATTTTTGGTATTACCACCGGTAAAAGATTTACTTCTATGACTTTTACCAGTTCGCCTAATCCTAAATATTATGAAAATGGCTTTTTAGTTGACAACTTCTACTTTGCGGCGGCTCCACCACCACCACCGAGTAATGTTCCAGCAGCCCCTGTACCTGAACCTTTAACAGTTTTGGGAACAGGAATAGCTATTGCATTTGGAAAGCAGTTTAAACAAACTTACTCCAAAAAAAAGTCTAAAAGATTATAACGACTACCGCTAAAATTTTTTATTACAAGTACCTCGACATCAATAAAATTTCCTGTGAAATTTATGTCTAACAACTAATTTTTTGCTGACTCTTGGCTTCTAATTTTTTTTCAAACATGACCTATAATTTTATCCATTTTACTAAAACTTTGCCAACAGTACCAGACCCAGAGATAAATCGCCCGGAGATGTGATTTTTGGCATTACTGGCAAAGCTTTTAAATCTATGACTTTTACCACTCGTCCAGTTAGTAAGTACCTGGACACAATTAAAGTTAACTGTGTGATTAGGGAACAGGGAACACTTCGACAAGCTCAGTGCAAGCAGGGAACAGGAAAGGCTTTCAAGGTTTTTACATTTCTTAACATAAAGTGCTTTATTTATGTCCAGGTACTTAATAGTCTGCGTTATGAGGAAGGATGGATGGTTGACAATTTCTCTTTTGCTGCTGCTAGTGGGACGACCTCATTATTAAGCCGCGCCACAACCACCATAGCTGTACCCGAATCTTTCACAATTTTGGGCACAGGAACAGCTATAATTTTTGGCACTCTGTTTAAACGAACCAACTCGCCAAAAAAATCTAAAACATCCTAAAATTTAACACCGGTCAACTTTTAAATAATTAATCAAAAAAAATTATCAAATTTCTAGTTTTAATTAAAAATCAAACAGTATACCTCTTGCAGAAAATCAACTTTCCTCAATTATATTTTCTGTCTCTTTTTTTTTGTTTCCTTTCTTTACTCTTTCTTGTGAAATATGCAATAAGTCTAATTATCAAGCCATCATTCAATCATTCTAGCGGAAGATGTAGCTAAAATTTGGCTGGAATATTATTAAAGCTGAAATGCATATATCTTTTTTAAAATGAAAAAATATAACAGCTATTTAGCTGCCTTGCTGGCGGGAAGTACGTTATCAGTTTTTGGCAGCATTTCTTCGGCTTCTGCCTATACTGTTTACACAAAATATAGCGATTGGAAACAAGCCGTTTCAGGTAGCCCTATTACTTTTGAAGACTTTTCTAACACCCAGTTTGCCAGTAGAAAACAAGTCCTACCTTTTTCTACAGGGATTGTATCAACCGGCTATAATGGCACTAGAGATAATGTAATTTTTGCGGGGAATTCTTGGGCAGTAAACGTAGCATCAGATATAGGAGTTGATGGATACGTTTATCAAGGTTGGCTAGAAAAACCTAATCTTGATAGAGTCACCTATCCCACTAAATATCCTATAGATTATTACAATTCTATTACCTGGGTATTCCCCACAGCAGTCAAAGGTTTTTTTGGAACTTTTTTAGATACAGCCAATGGACCGGGATTAGTTCTTACTCTTAAGTATAACGACAATACTAGCGAAGTAATCGATTTTTATAATCTTATTAAAGTGGTCAATGCTAATAGTACCAGACCCAGAGATAAATCTCCCGGGGATGTGATTTTTGGCATTACTGGCAAAGCTTTTAAATCTATGACTTTTACCACTCGTCCAGTTAGTAGTAATCCTAATTATGAGGAAGGATGGATGGTTGACAATTTCTCTTTTGCTGCCGTTAGTGGGACGACCTCATTATTAAGCCGCGCCGCAACCACCATAGCTGTACCCGAACCTTTCACAATTTTGGGCACAGGAACAGCTATAATTTTTGGCACTCTATTTAAGCGAACCAACAGACAAAAAAAGTCTAAAACATCCTAACAGATGCCGCTTTAAAGCAAATTAATGAATATTAGAAGAACTAATAGGCGGCTGAAAAGTTGGTAAAAAAGCCCTTGGATTAGCCGCCTCTTTACCTTGAGGACGAATTTCAAAATGTAAATGAGGTCCACTACTATTTCCTGTGTTACCCATTGCAGAAATTTGTTGTCCCTGTTGAACTGGCTGCCCAACGTTGACTAAAATATGTTCATTGTGACCATATAAAGTTAAACTCCCATCTGGATGTTTTAGTGTCACTAAATTACCATAACCTTCTGTACTCCAGCCGGCAAATACCACCACTCCCGAAGCGGCAGCAAAAATAGGCGTTCCTATGGGCCCTGCAATATCAATTCCTGTATGAATTTTTCCCGATAAACGTTGACCAAAACCCGAGGTAACAATTCCATAAGTTGGCCAAATATAGCCAACTCCTAAGTTAGAAGGTTGAGATAAATAATTCTGCGACGGTTGATTTAATGATTTGACTTGAACTTCAGTTTCACCCGACACAGGCATTGTATACTGACAGAAGAGTGTAAGTAGTATTCCTGCACTACTTAAGGTAAATTTATTAAAATAGGTAACCATAATACAATAGATCTCAATAAAAAAATTAATCTTTAATAATTTCTTAAAAAATTAAAGCTTTGTGAACTACTGTACCGCATAAATTGCTTTTTTATCTAAGTACCTGGACATAAATAAAGAAGCACTCCGCGCCACTCCGTGTACATGATGTTAAGAAATGTAAAAGCCTTCCCTGTTCCCTGTTCCCTTTTTAGAGAGTTTATTACTCTTTTTAGTTTTATTAGCTTTAATAGCTCTCGATTCAAGTTTAAACTCGGGAATTTCCCTTAATTGCTCATCATCTAAGTTGTATTGTTCGCAAACAAGACTTAAGCGAATACCAGGACTCATAACAGCGTTCACCGAATGGCTTAAATCCCCCTGAAAAAATAGTAGTGTGTTAGTTTGAGGGCGAATTTGCCCTACTTGGCGTTTATTTGAACGTAACATTAATTCTCCTCCCACTAAATCGGAAGGAACTTTTACATAAAGAACACTCACAACCGCAGGCGGCGCTATAATTTCACAGTAGGAACGTAAAGAACGATCAATGTGAAAATCTACTCTCGAACCTTGTTCGAGTAACAAAGGGTTAAGATAAAAAGCATTACATTCAGGTTGTAATACTCGGTCTAAATACAGCTTGAAATAAGGAAAGCGCTGCTTAACTTCGTCTAAATGTGATCTTTGAAAAACCACAGAAAAGCCTTTTGTCCCGACAAAGTCACGATTGAGATTATTAACGCTAAAGTAAGGACAAGCAAAAATTTGTCCCGACAACTCGGTGAGGTAGGTAGGTGAAAAAGCGTCAGCGTACTTATGATAATAAGACAAGGAAACAAATTTTACTAAGACTTGAGCCTTAATA
This region includes:
- a CDS encoding 2OG-Fe(II) oxygenase, whose amino-acid sequence is MSYYHKYADAFSPTYLTELSGQIFACPYFSVNNLNRDFVGTKGFSVVFQRSHLDEVKQRFPYFKLYLDRVLQPECNAFYLNPLLLEQGSRVDFHIDRSLRSYCEIIAPPAVVSVLYVKVPSDLVGGELMLRSNKRQVGQIRPQTNTLLFFQGDLSHSVNAVMSPGIRLSLVCEQYNLDDEQLREIPEFKLESRAIKANKTKKSNKLSKKGTGNREGFYIS
- a CDS encoding M23 family metallopeptidase, with the protein product MVTYFNKFTLSSAGILLTLFCQYTMPVSGETEVQVKSLNQPSQNYLSQPSNLGVGYIWPTYGIVTSGFGQRLSGKIHTGIDIAGPIGTPIFAAASGVVVFAGWSTEGYGNLVTLKHPDGSLTLYGHNEHILVNVGQPVQQGQQISAMGNTGNSSGPHLHFEIRPQGKEAANPRAFLPTFQPPISSSNIH
- a CDS encoding PEP-CTERM sorting domain-containing protein translates to MTFTTRPVSKYLDTIKVNCVIREQGTLRQAQCKQGTGKAFKVFTFLNIKCFIYVQVLNSLRYEEGWMVDNFSFAAASGTTSLLSRATTTIAVPESFTILGTGTAIIFGTLFKRTNSPKKSKTS
- a CDS encoding PEP-CTERM sorting domain-containing protein, whose translation is MKKYNSYLAALLAGSTLSVFGSISSASAYTVYTKYSDWKQAVSGSPITFEDFSNTQFASRKQVLPFSTGIVSTGYNGTRDNVIFAGNSWAVNVASDIGVDGYVYQGWLEKPNLDRVTYPTKYPIDYYNSITWVFPTAVKGFFGTFLDTANGPGLVLTLKYNDNTSEVIDFYNLIKVVNANSTRPRDKSPGDVIFGITGKAFKSMTFTTRPVSSNPNYEEGWMVDNFSFAAVSGTTSLLSRAATTIAVPEPFTILGTGTAIIFGTLFKRTNRQKKSKTS